CATGATGCGGCGCCTGGCCGTGGAGCTCAACATCCCCTACCTCACGAACATGGCCGCCGCCACGGCGGCCGTCCACTCGATCCGCGCGTTCAAGGACGGACGGCTGAAGACGATGGCAATCGACGAATACGCGGGAACCGCCACGACGCCTTCGACCTAGCGCCAACCGTCGGGCGGAAGATTGAACGGGGCGTCGGTCGATGCCGCCGCATGCCCCTCGTCGAGGCCAACGGCGTGCGCCTGTTCGTGAAGGACCGCGGAAGCGGCACGCCGATCCTGTTCGTGCACGGCTCCTGGAGCGACCACCACGGATGGGATCTCGTCGTGCCCGGACTCTCGGCGCAATTCCGCACGGTGGCCTACGATCGCCGGGGCCACAGCCAAAGCGAAGGACTGGACACCTCGGGCCCGCGCGTGCGCAACGCGCAGGACCTTCTTGCGCTCGTGGACGCGCTCGACTTCGCGCCGACGTTTGCCGCGGGAAGCTCCTACGGTTCGGTCATCCTGCTCACGGCGGCGGCGCTTCGGCCCGACGCCTTCGCCGGCCTCTTCGTGCACGAGCCTCCGGCCGTGAGCCTGCTTGCCGACGACGCGCAGCTTGCGCCGATGCTCGAGGAGAGCGGTCGACGCATGCAGGCGGTGGAGCAGCTGCTCGACGAGGGAGACGTCGTGGCCGGCGCGCGCCGGTTCGTGGAGACGGTCGCCTTCGGCCCCGGCCAATGGGAGAAGCTCCCG
This sequence is a window from Candidatus Thermoplasmatota archaeon. Protein-coding genes within it:
- a CDS encoding alpha/beta hydrolase yields the protein MPLVEANGVRLFVKDRGSGTPILFVHGSWSDHHGWDLVVPGLSAQFRTVAYDRRGHSQSEGLDTSGPRVRNAQDLLALVDALDFAPTFAAGSSYGSVILLTAAALRPDAFAGLFVHEPPAVSLLADDAQLAPMLEESGRRMQAVEQLLDEGDVVAGARRFVETVAFGPGQWEKLPARVRDTFVRNAATWRNERRDPQSLTIDLAALSRYPGPVVLSQGTQSPPFFAAVLDRLAKALPQAKRHAFEGAGHAPQLSHPDAYVQALAGFVQANAGGR